From Solidesulfovibrio carbinoliphilus subsp. oakridgensis, the proteins below share one genomic window:
- a CDS encoding DUF1328 domain-containing protein gives MLSWTITFLVIALIAGVLGFTGVARTATGIAKILFFLFLILFVASLLFRGF, from the coding sequence ATGCTGTCCTGGACCATCACGTTCCTGGTCATCGCCCTGATCGCGGGCGTTCTGGGCTTTACCGGCGTTGCCCGCACGGCAACCGGCATCGCCAAAATCCTGTTCTTCCTGTTCCTGATCCTTTTCGTCGCATCCCTGTTGTTCCGGGGTTTCTAG
- the cgtA gene encoding Obg family GTPase CgtA yields the protein MRFVDEAWIVVRSGKGGRGAVSFRREKFIPRGGPDGGDGGKGGDVVFRADPDLLTLYDLRLRRIYEAKGGDGGKGRQKHGKAAEDLIIDVPVGTELYELPALGTETYGRPEAAELAEAEHLSGARESDAVEEWEAAEAYAEAEELGEAENLDDAETPDGLPAPSEPEGFGEAVEEAGDPELLVDLTEPGQTYVACKGGRGGKGNLHFASSTMRTPRFAQPGESGEERRIRLVLKVLADVGIIGLPNAGKSTFIAAVSRARPKIAAYPFTTLTPNLGVIEDDYGTRLVLADIPGLIEGAHLGHGLGHRFLRHVERTRVLLHVVSAEDASPEGVFEAFGVVDEELRRFDPALAERPQIRVVNKIDLLTPEDLAERQAAVAATGQTVLFMSAKTGQGVDAVLEALWQAAAPARPGQSAPAPVAE from the coding sequence ATGCGTTTTGTCGACGAAGCCTGGATTGTGGTCCGCTCGGGCAAGGGCGGACGCGGCGCGGTGTCGTTTCGCCGCGAGAAATTCATTCCCAGGGGCGGCCCGGACGGCGGCGACGGCGGCAAGGGCGGGGACGTCGTCTTCCGGGCCGACCCGGACCTGCTCACCCTTTACGACCTGCGCCTGCGCCGCATCTACGAGGCCAAAGGCGGCGACGGCGGCAAGGGCCGGCAAAAGCACGGCAAGGCCGCCGAAGACCTGATCATCGACGTGCCGGTCGGCACCGAGCTCTACGAACTGCCGGCCCTTGGCACGGAAACCTACGGCCGGCCCGAGGCCGCAGAACTGGCCGAGGCCGAACACCTGTCCGGGGCCCGGGAATCGGACGCGGTCGAGGAGTGGGAAGCGGCCGAGGCCTATGCCGAGGCCGAGGAGCTCGGGGAGGCCGAAAACCTGGACGACGCCGAGACTCCCGACGGCCTGCCCGCCCCGTCCGAGCCCGAGGGTTTCGGCGAGGCCGTCGAGGAGGCGGGCGACCCGGAGCTTTTGGTCGACCTGACCGAGCCGGGCCAGACCTATGTCGCCTGCAAGGGCGGCCGAGGTGGCAAGGGCAACCTGCACTTCGCCTCTTCCACCATGCGCACCCCGCGGTTCGCCCAGCCCGGCGAGTCCGGCGAGGAACGGCGCATCCGGCTGGTGCTCAAGGTCCTGGCCGACGTCGGCATCATCGGCCTCCCCAATGCCGGCAAGTCCACCTTCATCGCGGCCGTGTCCCGGGCCAGGCCCAAGATCGCGGCCTATCCCTTCACCACGCTCACCCCGAACCTCGGCGTCATCGAGGACGACTACGGCACGCGGCTGGTTCTGGCCGACATCCCGGGGCTTATCGAGGGCGCCCACCTGGGCCACGGCCTCGGGCACCGGTTCCTGCGCCACGTCGAGCGGACCCGGGTGCTCCTGCACGTGGTTTCGGCCGAGGACGCCTCGCCCGAAGGGGTGTTCGAGGCCTTTGGCGTGGTGGACGAGGAGCTGCGCCGCTTCGACCCGGCCCTGGCCGAGCGGCCCCAAATCCGGGTGGTCAACAAGATCGACCTCCTCACCCCGGAGGATTTGGCCGAGCGCCAGGCGGCCGTGGCCGCCACCGGCCAGACGGTCCTTTTCATGTCCGCCAAGACCGGCCAGGGCGTGGACGCGGTGCTCGAAGCCCTGTGGCAGGCGGCCGCCCCGGCCAGGCCCGGCCAGTCGGCCCCCGCCCCCGTGGCGGAATAG
- a CDS encoding elongation factor G produces MSENLASQRTYALVGHGGCGKTSVAEMLLFTTGAVARLGRIEDGTTALDYEPEEVKRRGSTQPGLATYLHNKNRHFLLDIPGDGSFNGDLPYLLRAVDGVVFVVDAVDGVKPLTKKLWGEVAKLGLPTIFFINKMDRDRADFDLALAGIREKLGVKTYIQNLPIGAREDFKGVVNVLEGKAYLFDDKGGVAEGPVPDDMADEVETLRETMVEEIAVADEQLMERYLEGEEISTEELLATVHKATLSGQLCPVCCGAALKGMGGTRLLAAIQNFLPGPLEGAEGQKTIALDGGATMPAAETGPVVAFVFKTLFDPFAGQLSMVRVLSGTLTPNLDLQNPATDTLERSGQLLLPLGKETVISKEPAGPGSLVALAKLKDTATGHTLSDPKKPVIVPAPVLPPPMISYALAPAEKGDEDKVFAAMSKLLDEDITLSITRDEETGDILLSGMGQTHLETAVEKARRRFKVSPVLKAPKIPYRESVKGKVEVQGRHKKQTGGRGQFGDCWIRMEGQPRGAGYAFVDAIVGGAIPRQYIPAVDKGVVESAHRGYVAGYPMVDFKVTLYDGTFHTVDSSEMAFKIAGSIAFKAACEKLKISLLEPIVLVSVSCPDEYMGDIIGDLSSRRGKVLGSDSTGGITEIQAHVPMAEMQEYAKTLSSMTGGQGAFTMAFDHYEECPPPVAEKVIAESKKKDE; encoded by the coding sequence ATGTCGGAAAATCTTGCCAGCCAACGCACCTACGCCCTGGTCGGCCACGGCGGATGCGGCAAAACCTCGGTGGCCGAGATGCTCCTTTTCACGACCGGAGCCGTGGCGCGCCTGGGCAGGATCGAGGACGGGACCACCGCGCTCGACTACGAGCCCGAGGAAGTCAAGCGCCGGGGCAGCACCCAGCCCGGTCTGGCCACCTACCTGCACAACAAGAACCGGCATTTTCTCCTCGACATCCCGGGCGACGGCAGCTTCAACGGCGACCTGCCCTATCTGCTGCGGGCCGTGGACGGCGTCGTGTTCGTGGTCGATGCCGTGGACGGCGTCAAGCCCCTGACCAAGAAGCTCTGGGGCGAGGTGGCCAAGCTCGGCCTGCCGACCATTTTCTTCATCAACAAGATGGACCGCGACCGGGCCGATTTCGACCTGGCCCTTGCCGGCATCCGCGAAAAGCTCGGGGTCAAGACCTACATCCAGAACCTGCCCATCGGGGCCCGGGAAGACTTCAAGGGCGTGGTCAACGTCCTCGAGGGCAAGGCCTATCTCTTCGACGACAAGGGCGGGGTGGCCGAGGGTCCGGTGCCCGACGACATGGCCGACGAGGTCGAGACCCTGCGCGAGACCATGGTCGAGGAAATCGCCGTGGCCGACGAGCAGCTCATGGAGCGCTACCTCGAAGGCGAGGAAATCTCCACCGAGGAACTCCTGGCCACGGTCCACAAGGCCACCCTGTCCGGCCAGCTCTGCCCGGTCTGCTGCGGCGCGGCCTTAAAGGGCATGGGCGGCACCCGGCTGCTGGCCGCCATCCAGAATTTCCTGCCCGGACCCCTCGAAGGGGCCGAGGGCCAGAAGACCATCGCCCTCGACGGGGGCGCGACCATGCCGGCCGCGGAAACGGGCCCCGTGGTCGCCTTTGTCTTCAAGACGCTGTTCGATCCCTTTGCCGGCCAGCTGTCCATGGTCCGGGTCCTGAGCGGCACCCTGACGCCGAACCTCGACCTGCAAAACCCGGCCACCGACACCCTGGAGCGTTCCGGCCAGCTCCTCCTGCCGCTCGGCAAGGAGACCGTCATCTCCAAGGAGCCGGCCGGCCCGGGGTCGCTCGTGGCCCTGGCCAAACTCAAGGACACGGCCACCGGCCACACCCTGTCCGATCCCAAAAAGCCCGTCATCGTGCCAGCCCCGGTCCTGCCGCCGCCCATGATCTCCTACGCCCTGGCTCCGGCCGAGAAGGGCGACGAGGACAAGGTCTTCGCGGCCATGTCCAAGCTTTTGGACGAGGACATCACGCTTTCCATCACCCGCGACGAGGAGACCGGCGACATCCTGCTTTCCGGCATGGGCCAGACCCACCTGGAGACGGCCGTGGAAAAGGCCCGCCGCCGTTTCAAGGTCAGCCCGGTGCTCAAAGCCCCCAAGATTCCCTACCGCGAATCGGTCAAGGGCAAGGTCGAGGTCCAGGGGCGCCACAAGAAGCAGACCGGCGGCCGGGGCCAGTTCGGCGACTGCTGGATCCGCATGGAAGGCCAGCCGCGCGGGGCGGGCTACGCGTTCGTGGACGCCATCGTCGGCGGGGCCATCCCGCGCCAGTACATCCCGGCCGTGGACAAGGGCGTGGTGGAGTCGGCCCATCGGGGCTACGTGGCCGGCTATCCCATGGTCGACTTCAAGGTGACGCTCTACGACGGCACCTTCCACACCGTCGATTCCTCGGAAATGGCCTTCAAGATCGCGGGGTCCATCGCCTTCAAGGCGGCCTGCGAAAAGCTCAAGATCTCGCTTCTGGAACCCATCGTGCTGGTGTCCGTCAGCTGCCCGGACGAGTACATGGGCGACATCATCGGCGACCTGTCCAGCCGCCGGGGCAAGGTGCTCGGTTCGGATTCCACCGGCGGCATCACCGAGATCCAGGCCCACGTGCCCATGGCCGAGATGCAGGAATACGCCAAGACACTCAGTTCCATGACCGGCGGCCAGGGGGCCTTCACCATGGCCTTTGACCACTACGAGGAGTGCCCGCCGCCGGTGGCCGAAAAAGTCATCGCCGAGAGCAAAAAGAAGGACGAGTAA
- a CDS encoding class I SAM-dependent rRNA methyltransferase: MDQPTLTLRNNEERRLLAGHLWVFSNEVDIKKTPLTGFAPGQSAVVTASRGRPIGVATVNPGSLICARIMDRDPQTVIDTDFFRSRLRDALALRERLYATPHYRLLFSEGDHVPGLVLDRYGDVVVAQLTTAGMDRRREEIVAAIVAELAPKTIIFRNDATIRDLEGLPRDVETVYGTAPDTLTINEDGAVFEVPALSGQKTGWFYDMRENRTRLCRLTPGRTVLDLFAYAGAFSVRAALAGASAVTCLDSSETACAMARDNATRNGVGGKVATVKADAAAFLEECAASGRTFDVVSLDPPALVKRKKDLEAGLRAYERLNRLAMDVLADDGLLMTCSCSQHVDAWELRRVALRAAMAAGRRGQILEQGHQGPDHPAHPAMAETDYLKSFILRLLRP, translated from the coding sequence ATGGACCAACCGACGCTGACGCTTCGAAACAACGAGGAACGACGCCTTCTCGCCGGACACCTGTGGGTGTTCAGCAACGAGGTGGATATCAAGAAAACCCCGCTGACCGGGTTCGCGCCCGGCCAGTCCGCCGTGGTCACGGCCTCGCGCGGCCGGCCGATCGGCGTGGCCACGGTCAACCCGGGCTCGCTCATCTGCGCCCGGATCATGGACCGCGATCCGCAGACGGTGATCGACACGGACTTCTTCCGAAGCCGCCTGCGCGACGCCCTGGCCCTTCGGGAACGCCTCTACGCCACGCCCCACTACCGGCTGCTTTTTTCCGAAGGCGACCACGTGCCGGGCCTGGTCCTCGACCGCTACGGCGACGTGGTGGTGGCCCAGCTGACCACGGCCGGCATGGACCGGCGGCGGGAGGAGATCGTGGCCGCCATCGTGGCCGAACTGGCGCCCAAGACCATTATCTTCCGCAACGATGCCACCATCCGCGATCTGGAAGGCCTGCCCCGGGATGTGGAGACCGTTTACGGCACGGCGCCGGACACCCTGACCATAAACGAGGACGGGGCGGTCTTCGAAGTGCCGGCCCTTTCCGGCCAGAAGACGGGCTGGTTCTACGACATGCGGGAAAACAGGACCCGGCTTTGCCGCCTGACGCCGGGCCGGACCGTGCTCGATCTCTTCGCCTACGCCGGGGCCTTTTCCGTGCGGGCCGCCCTGGCCGGGGCATCGGCAGTCACCTGCCTGGATTCCTCCGAGACGGCCTGCGCCATGGCCCGGGACAACGCCACCCGAAACGGGGTCGGGGGAAAGGTCGCGACCGTCAAGGCCGACGCGGCCGCCTTTCTGGAAGAGTGCGCCGCCTCCGGCCGGACCTTTGACGTGGTGAGCCTCGATCCGCCGGCCCTGGTCAAGCGCAAAAAGGACCTGGAGGCGGGACTGCGGGCCTACGAGCGCTTAAACCGCCTGGCCATGGACGTCCTGGCCGACGACGGCCTGCTCATGACCTGCTCGTGCTCCCAGCACGTGGACGCCTGGGAGCTGCGGCGGGTGGCCCTGCGCGCGGCCATGGCCGCCGGCCGGCGCGGCCAGATCCTGGAACAGGGCCATCAAGGCCCGGACCATCCGGCCCATCCGGCCATGGCCGAAACCGATTATCTCAAATCGTTCATCCTGCGGCTGCTGCGTCCCTAG
- a CDS encoding aspartate ammonia-lyase has product MRQESDALGAKPLPEGALYGIHTLRAVENFPVSGQRLFPEFLRAFALVKAACALANQETGHLDALRAEAIVAACREVADGRHDAQFPVDPFQGGAGTSTNMNVNEVVANRALELLGRAPGDYAFLSPLGHVNLHQSTNDTFPTALRVAALWLLKDLEAETARLQEAFQTKEAAFAHVVKVGRTELMDAVPLTLGMEFGAFAEALSRDRWRIFKCRERIKQVPLGGTAIGTGLGAPRDFIFRAAEHLRTLTGLPVSRAENLIDATANADPFVEVSGILSAFAANLLKISSDLRLLASGPATGIGEITLPALQAGSSIMPGKVNPVIPECVGQVALRVMANHQALTLAAGLGQLQINQFMPLLAHSLLESLRLLVQAARLFTDKCLAGITAGEARCRELVEKSHALATVLVPALGYAAVSRLLAEADAAGRPLAEHLAAKGMLAPEDAAALLAPKRMRKLGYETQDYACLRQAEGEKGDASGGRGGSSPPDPLEGGERGWE; this is encoded by the coding sequence ATGCGACAGGAAAGCGATGCCCTGGGAGCGAAGCCGCTCCCCGAGGGCGCCCTATACGGCATCCACACGCTTCGGGCGGTCGAGAATTTTCCCGTCTCCGGCCAGCGTCTTTTTCCGGAATTCCTCCGCGCCTTCGCCCTGGTCAAGGCGGCCTGCGCCCTGGCCAACCAGGAGACCGGCCACCTCGACGCCCTGCGGGCCGAGGCCATCGTGGCCGCCTGCCGGGAAGTGGCCGACGGCCGGCACGACGCCCAGTTTCCGGTCGATCCCTTCCAGGGCGGGGCCGGCACCTCCACCAACATGAACGTCAACGAGGTGGTGGCCAACCGGGCCTTGGAGCTTCTGGGCCGGGCCCCCGGGGACTACGCCTTTCTTTCGCCGCTTGGCCACGTGAACCTCCACCAATCGACCAACGACACCTTTCCCACGGCCCTTCGCGTGGCCGCGCTGTGGCTCTTGAAAGACCTCGAAGCCGAAACGGCCCGGCTCCAGGAGGCCTTCCAGACCAAGGAGGCGGCCTTTGCCCACGTGGTCAAGGTCGGCCGCACCGAGCTCATGGACGCCGTGCCCCTGACGCTCGGCATGGAATTCGGGGCCTTTGCCGAAGCCCTCTCACGTGACCGGTGGCGCATCTTCAAATGCCGCGAGCGGATCAAGCAGGTGCCCCTTGGCGGCACGGCCATCGGCACGGGCCTGGGTGCGCCGCGCGATTTCATTTTCCGGGCCGCCGAACACCTGCGCACCCTGACCGGCCTGCCGGTGTCCCGGGCCGAAAATCTGATCGACGCCACGGCCAACGCCGACCCGTTCGTCGAGGTTTCGGGCATCCTCTCGGCCTTTGCCGCCAATCTGCTCAAAATCTCCTCGGACCTGCGGCTTCTGGCCAGCGGCCCGGCCACCGGCATCGGCGAGATCACCCTGCCCGCCTTGCAGGCCGGGTCGTCCATCATGCCCGGCAAGGTCAACCCGGTCATCCCGGAATGCGTGGGCCAGGTGGCCCTTCGCGTCATGGCCAACCATCAGGCCCTGACCCTGGCCGCGGGCCTCGGCCAGCTCCAGATCAACCAGTTCATGCCGCTTCTCGCCCACAGCCTCCTGGAGTCGCTGCGCCTCCTCGTCCAGGCGGCGCGCCTTTTCACGGACAAGTGCCTGGCCGGCATCACGGCGGGCGAAGCCCGCTGCCGGGAGCTGGTGGAAAAAAGCCACGCCCTGGCCACGGTGCTCGTGCCGGCCCTCGGCTACGCGGCCGTCTCCCGGCTCCTGGCCGAAGCCGACGCCGCCGGCCGGCCCCTGGCCGAACACCTCGCCGCCAAGGGGATGCTCGCGCCCGAAGACGCCGCCGCGCTCCTCGCGCCCAAGAGGATGCGCAAGCTCGGATATGAGACGCAAGACTATGCCTGCCTGCGGCAAGCGGAGGGAGAAAAGGGGGATGCCTCCGGCGGCCGGGGGGGATCATCCCCCCCGGACCCCCTGGAAGGGGGAGAAAGGGGGTGGGAATGA
- the hydE gene encoding [FeFe] hydrogenase H-cluster radical SAM maturase HydE, with protein sequence MRPSEITQLLAGADDPGLFSAADALTRQNFGNEVFLRGVIEFSNHCEKNCRYCGLRRGNRRLSRYRLDVPDILACVGLARDLQLGTVVVQSGDDFAYTREDIGRIVTGAREIADVAVTLSLGDRPEADFAYWHALGANRYLLKVETFDEALYARCRPGLLLSDRLSRIEALKKAGYEVGSGLITDLPGMTPEILAKDLIRLSDLDLDMLAVGPFVPNPDTPYGDEASGSILTAFRAMAILRLLNPLANIPSTSALNALRDGAREQGLTVGANVVMPSLTPETVSGDYAIYPGKNAFRADAAARVAAVRRAIERVGLVPSTARGNSKRKHHG encoded by the coding sequence ATGCGCCCATCCGAAATCACGCAGCTGCTCGCCGGGGCCGACGACCCGGGCCTTTTTTCCGCCGCCGACGCCCTGACCCGGCAGAACTTCGGCAACGAGGTGTTCCTTCGCGGGGTCATCGAATTCTCCAACCACTGCGAGAAAAACTGCCGCTACTGCGGCCTGCGCCGCGGCAACAGGCGGCTTTCCCGCTACCGCCTGGACGTGCCCGACATCCTGGCCTGCGTGGGCCTGGCCCGGGACCTGCAGCTCGGCACGGTGGTGGTCCAGTCGGGCGACGACTTCGCCTACACCCGGGAGGACATCGGCCGGATCGTGACCGGGGCCCGGGAGATCGCCGACGTGGCCGTGACCCTGTCGCTCGGCGACCGGCCCGAGGCCGATTTCGCCTACTGGCATGCCCTCGGGGCCAACCGGTATCTGCTCAAGGTCGAGACCTTCGACGAGGCCCTCTATGCCCGCTGCCGGCCGGGCCTGCTCCTTTCCGACCGGCTCTCGCGCATCGAGGCCCTCAAGAAGGCCGGCTACGAGGTCGGCTCGGGCCTCATCACCGACCTGCCGGGCATGACGCCGGAAATCCTGGCCAAGGATCTCATCCGCCTGTCCGATCTGGACCTGGACATGCTGGCCGTCGGGCCCTTTGTGCCGAACCCGGACACGCCCTACGGCGACGAGGCCTCCGGATCGATCCTGACGGCCTTTCGGGCCATGGCCATCCTGCGGCTGTTAAACCCCCTGGCCAACATCCCCTCCACCTCGGCCCTGAACGCCCTGCGCGACGGGGCTAGGGAGCAGGGCCTGACCGTCGGGGCCAACGTGGTCATGCCGTCGTTGACCCCGGAAACGGTCAGCGGCGATTACGCCATCTATCCCGGGAAAAACGCCTTTCGGGCCGACGCGGCCGCACGCGTCGCGGCCGTGCGCCGGGCCATCGAACGGGTCGGCCTCGTGCCGTCCACGGCCCGCGGCAACTCCAAAAGGAAACACCATGGCTGA
- a CDS encoding sigma-54-dependent transcriptional regulator: MAHILLIDDDAILRETFGGLMRRLGHTLDWAGSLEEGRLALVHGRTDVVLLDLRLPDGYGLDMMPEIRAAPGSPEVIIVTGQEDPEGAALAIKSGAWDYIQKPLTPHRVTLPLTRALEYRAQKAARRPRAVLKREAIVGVGPAMEACLDLVAQAADSDASVLIAGETGTGKELFARAIHVNSPRANNNFVVVDCAALPETLVESVLFGHVKGAFTGADRDRDGLFKLADGGTLFLDEIGELSPGIQKTFLRVLQDGRFRPVGSKNELQSDFRLVSATNRDLSAMAASGVFREDLLYRLRTIVITLPALRLRAEDIKPLAIHYMNRLCERYRLPTKGFSEEFFQALAAYTWPGNVRELCSTMERVLLQHRTEPVLYPKHLPDEIRIQVLKASAGCEPSGPAPAEGTEAGGVPPWKEFRRQALDEAERGYLRELLRASAGNVSRAARLSGLSPSRLYDLFRKYNMPTRP; this comes from the coding sequence ATGGCCCATATTCTCCTTATCGACGACGACGCCATCCTGCGCGAGACTTTTGGCGGGCTGATGCGCCGGCTTGGCCATACCCTCGACTGGGCCGGGTCCCTGGAGGAGGGGCGGCTGGCGCTGGTGCATGGCCGGACCGACGTGGTGCTGCTCGATTTGCGGCTGCCGGACGGCTATGGCCTGGACATGATGCCCGAGATCCGGGCCGCGCCGGGTTCGCCGGAAGTGATCATCGTCACCGGCCAGGAGGACCCCGAGGGCGCGGCCCTGGCCATCAAGTCCGGGGCCTGGGACTACATCCAGAAGCCCTTGACCCCCCACCGCGTCACCCTGCCGCTGACCCGGGCCCTGGAGTACCGGGCCCAAAAGGCGGCCCGGCGTCCCCGGGCCGTGCTCAAGCGCGAGGCCATCGTCGGCGTGGGGCCGGCCATGGAGGCCTGCCTGGACCTGGTGGCCCAGGCGGCCGATTCCGACGCCTCGGTCCTCATCGCCGGCGAGACGGGCACGGGCAAGGAGCTTTTCGCCCGGGCCATCCACGTCAATTCGCCCCGGGCCAACAACAACTTCGTGGTGGTGGACTGCGCGGCCCTGCCCGAGACCCTGGTCGAGAGCGTCCTTTTCGGCCACGTGAAGGGGGCCTTCACCGGGGCGGACCGCGACCGGGACGGGCTTTTCAAGCTGGCCGATGGGGGAACGCTTTTTCTGGACGAGATCGGCGAGCTCTCCCCCGGCATCCAGAAGACCTTTTTGCGCGTGCTGCAAGACGGTCGGTTCCGGCCGGTCGGGTCCAAAAACGAACTGCAAAGCGATTTCCGGCTGGTCTCGGCCACCAACCGCGACCTGTCCGCCATGGCGGCAAGCGGCGTCTTTCGCGAGGACCTGCTCTACAGGCTGCGCACCATCGTCATCACCCTGCCCGCCCTGCGGCTTCGGGCCGAGGATATCAAGCCCCTGGCCATCCACTACATGAACCGGCTGTGCGAGCGGTACCGGCTGCCGACCAAGGGCTTTTCCGAGGAATTCTTTCAGGCCCTTGCCGCCTACACCTGGCCGGGCAACGTCCGGGAGCTGTGCAGCACCATGGAGCGGGTGCTCCTGCAGCACCGCACCGAGCCGGTGCTCTATCCCAAGCACCTGCCCGACGAGATCCGCATCCAGGTGCTCAAGGCCAGCGCCGGGTGCGAGCCGTCCGGGCCGGCCCCGGCCGAGGGGACCGAGGCCGGGGGCGTGCCGCCCTGGAAGGAATTTCGCCGGCAGGCACTGGACGAGGCCGAGCGGGGATATCTGCGCGAACTCCTGCGCGCCTCGGCCGGCAACGTCTCCCGGGCCGCCCGCCTAAGCGGCCTGTCGCCGTCGCGCCTCTACGACCTCTTTCGCAAGTACAACATGCCGACGCGGCCGTAG
- the hydF gene encoding [FeFe] hydrogenase H-cluster maturation GTPase HydF translates to MAEASETKAPRGVRLVITLVGRTNAGKSSLLNAMTGQDVAIVSDVAGTTTDPVAKAYELLPLGPVTFYDTAGLDDTGELGALRMAATKKVLWRTDIAVVVAEAGPGLTEAERAVIADIRRLDVPFLVVFNKTDLASPPASDLAWCRDQGIRTAEASAATGQGAVAVKEAIMTLAPAEALREPVLAGDLFGEGDTVVCVVPIDLAAPKGRLILPQVQVLREILDGDAVAVTVKERELEAALGNLRRPPALVVTDSQVILKVSGDVPDDVPLTTFSTLFARYKGDLPTLAAGAQAIDKLRDGDTVLMAEACSHHVQADDIGRVKIPRWIGQYTGRDLHFEMHAGHDFPDDLERFALVIHCGSCMLGRMEMLRRIKECVRRGVPVTNYGVAISKVQGVLDRVLRPVLR, encoded by the coding sequence ATGGCTGAAGCCTCCGAAACCAAGGCCCCGCGCGGGGTCCGGCTCGTCATCACCCTGGTCGGCCGCACCAACGCCGGCAAGTCGTCGCTTCTTAACGCCATGACCGGCCAGGATGTGGCCATCGTCTCGGATGTGGCCGGCACCACCACCGATCCCGTGGCCAAGGCCTACGAACTGTTGCCGCTCGGGCCGGTCACCTTCTACGACACGGCCGGCCTGGACGATACGGGCGAGCTGGGGGCCCTGCGCATGGCGGCCACGAAAAAGGTCCTGTGGCGCACGGACATCGCCGTGGTGGTGGCCGAGGCCGGCCCGGGCCTGACCGAAGCCGAGCGGGCCGTCATCGCGGACATCCGCCGGCTGGACGTCCCGTTTCTGGTCGTCTTCAACAAGACCGACCTGGCTTCGCCCCCGGCCTCGGACCTGGCCTGGTGCCGGGACCAAGGCATCCGCACGGCCGAGGCCAGCGCGGCCACGGGCCAGGGGGCCGTCGCGGTCAAGGAGGCGATAATGACCCTTGCCCCGGCCGAGGCCCTGCGCGAGCCGGTCCTGGCCGGCGACCTTTTTGGCGAGGGCGACACGGTGGTCTGCGTGGTGCCCATCGACCTGGCCGCGCCCAAGGGCCGGCTGATCCTGCCGCAGGTCCAGGTCCTGCGCGAGATCCTCGACGGCGACGCCGTGGCCGTGACGGTCAAGGAGCGCGAACTGGAGGCGGCGCTAGGAAACCTCCGCCGGCCGCCGGCCCTGGTGGTCACGGACTCGCAGGTCATCCTCAAGGTCTCGGGCGACGTGCCGGACGACGTGCCGCTCACCACCTTTTCCACGCTGTTCGCCCGCTACAAGGGCGACCTGCCGACGCTGGCCGCCGGGGCCCAAGCCATCGACAAACTCCGGGACGGCGACACGGTGCTCATGGCCGAGGCCTGCTCCCACCACGTCCAGGCCGACGACATCGGCCGGGTCAAGATCCCCCGCTGGATCGGCCAATACACGGGCCGGGACCTGCATTTCGAGATGCACGCCGGCCACGACTTCCCCGATGACCTGGAACGGTTCGCCCTGGTCATCCACTGCGGCTCCTGCATGCTCGGCCGCATGGAGATGCTCCGTCGCATCAAGGAGTGCGTGCGGCGCGGGGTGCCGGTCACCAACTACGGGGTGGCCATTTCCAAGGTCCAGGGTGTACTCGACCGGGTGCTGCGGCCGGTCCTGCGGTAA